One Paraburkholderia phytofirmans OLGA172 genomic window carries:
- the ruvB gene encoding Holliday junction branch migration DNA helicase RuvB: MIETDKLAAERIIAATPVSPNEEAFERALRPRQLEEYVGQEKVRGQLEIFIEAAKRRSESLDHVLLFGPPGLGKTTLAHIIAREMGVNLRQTSGPVLERAGDLAALLTNLEANDVLFIDEIHRLSPVVEEILYPALEDYQIDIMIGEGPAARSVKLDLQPFTLVGATTRAGMLTNPLRDRFGIVARLEFYNAEELARIVTRSASLLHAQIHPDGAFEIAKRARGTPRIANRLLRRVRDFAEVKADGNITAQVADAALRMLDVDAVGFDLMDRKLLEAILHKFDGGPVGVDNLAAAIGEERDTIEDVLEPYLIQQGFLQRTPRGRVATLLTYRHFGLAAPDASSPIPGLWDSAAP, translated from the coding sequence ATGATCGAAACCGACAAACTCGCCGCCGAGCGCATCATCGCGGCCACGCCCGTCTCGCCGAACGAAGAAGCGTTCGAGCGCGCGTTGCGCCCGCGCCAGCTCGAAGAATATGTCGGCCAGGAAAAAGTGCGCGGTCAGCTGGAAATCTTCATCGAGGCGGCCAAGCGCCGGTCGGAATCGCTCGACCACGTGCTGCTGTTCGGACCGCCGGGTCTTGGCAAGACCACGCTCGCGCACATCATCGCGCGGGAAATGGGTGTCAATCTGCGGCAAACTTCCGGTCCGGTGCTCGAACGCGCCGGCGACCTCGCTGCGCTGCTCACCAACCTCGAAGCCAACGACGTCCTGTTCATCGACGAAATCCACCGGCTCTCGCCGGTCGTCGAGGAAATTCTGTATCCGGCGTTAGAGGACTATCAGATCGACATCATGATCGGCGAAGGACCGGCCGCGCGCAGCGTGAAGCTGGATCTGCAACCGTTTACGCTAGTCGGCGCAACCACCCGCGCGGGCATGCTGACCAATCCGCTGCGCGATCGCTTCGGGATCGTGGCGCGGCTCGAGTTTTATAACGCCGAAGAACTCGCGCGTATCGTCACGCGTTCGGCATCGCTGCTGCATGCGCAGATCCATCCAGATGGCGCGTTCGAAATCGCCAAGCGGGCCCGCGGCACGCCGCGGATCGCGAACCGGCTGTTGCGCCGCGTGCGCGATTTCGCCGAGGTAAAAGCGGACGGCAACATCACCGCACAGGTGGCCGACGCCGCGCTCAGAATGCTCGACGTCGACGCAGTCGGCTTCGACCTGATGGACCGCAAGCTGCTCGAAGCGATCCTGCACAAGTTCGACGGCGGCCCGGTCGGTGTCGACAACCTGGCGGCGGCAATCGGCGAAGAACGCGACACGATCGAAGACGTGCTCGAACCGTATCTGATCCAGCAAGGCTTCCTGCAACGCACGCCGCGCGGCCGCGTCGCCACGCTGCTCACGTACCGGCACTTCGGTCTCGCCGCGCCGGACGCTTCGAGCCCCATCCCCGGCCTGTGGGATTCGGCCGCGCCTTGA
- a CDS encoding oxygenase MpaB family protein: MSDQARQPSSRAGLAQLLTSGIRSKLAAGVTHLTTGSGPTLDYSSPPGDPGLFGPDSVCWKVHADFTSMMTGGISALLLQALHPLALAGVWDHSTFRTDILGRLRRTATFISGTTYGNRHDALALIERVKRIHLGVTGIGPDGQPYRASDPALLTWVHVAEVSSFMTAHLRYVNPLLPVAAQDRYFEETARIAEKLGASNIPRSRAGIDAYLLAMQPELVASERTREVVKILMNAPAPTAAMGPAGALMLNAGVDLLPDWAQAMLGFERFAGLRRALTRPGVRLVAPVIRWALANGVSKRARHRVAAARESR, encoded by the coding sequence ATGTCCGATCAAGCCAGGCAACCCAGCTCACGCGCGGGTCTCGCACAATTGCTCACGAGCGGAATCCGCTCGAAACTGGCTGCCGGTGTCACGCATCTGACAACCGGGAGCGGCCCCACACTCGATTACTCATCGCCCCCCGGAGACCCCGGCCTCTTCGGGCCCGACTCCGTGTGCTGGAAAGTCCACGCCGACTTTACGTCGATGATGACGGGTGGCATCAGCGCACTGCTGCTCCAGGCACTGCATCCGCTGGCTCTCGCCGGCGTATGGGACCATTCGACGTTTCGCACCGATATTCTGGGGCGGCTGCGCCGAACCGCGACTTTCATCTCCGGCACGACGTATGGCAACCGGCACGATGCTTTAGCGCTGATTGAGCGCGTGAAGCGCATTCACCTCGGCGTCACTGGCATTGGGCCTGATGGCCAGCCGTATCGCGCAAGCGATCCTGCCCTGCTGACTTGGGTGCACGTGGCCGAGGTGTCGAGTTTCATGACTGCGCACTTACGGTACGTGAATCCGTTGCTGCCCGTTGCCGCGCAGGATCGGTACTTCGAGGAAACCGCGCGCATCGCCGAGAAGCTCGGCGCGTCGAATATTCCGCGCTCACGTGCCGGGATCGACGCTTACCTGCTCGCCATGCAACCCGAGTTGGTGGCCAGCGAGCGTACTCGAGAAGTCGTGAAGATTCTGATGAATGCGCCCGCACCGACCGCCGCGATGGGGCCCGCGGGAGCATTGATGTTGAACGCCGGCGTTGATCTGCTGCCCGATTGGGCGCAGGCGATGCTTGGGTTCGAGCGATTCGCTGGTCTTCGTCGCGCGCTCACCCGACCCGGTGTGCGGTTGGTCGCGCCGGTGATCCGCTGGGCGCTGGCAAACGGCGTATCGAAGCGGGCACGCCACCGCGTTGCTGCTGCGCGCGAATCCAGGTAA
- a CDS encoding histidine phosphatase family protein, producing the protein MTTQILLIRHGETDWNRIKRIQGHIDIPLATTGLAQAKRLARRIANEVQEGARLDAIYSSDLQRAQQTAQPIADALGLPLQLREGLRERSYGAFQGHDSDEIAVRFPDEYAHWQTRDPGFAPPEGESQRTLYHRVLHAIEPLVAAHPGGRIAVVAHGGVLDCVRRFACGLSLDAPRDYALLNTSVNVVDYADDGHKATIVSWADVSHLEAPSADDSFKRTPEPGR; encoded by the coding sequence ATGACCACGCAGATTCTGCTCATCCGCCACGGCGAGACCGACTGGAACCGCATCAAGCGCATTCAAGGTCACATTGACATTCCGCTCGCGACGACCGGCCTTGCGCAGGCAAAGCGCCTTGCACGCCGCATCGCGAATGAGGTGCAAGAGGGCGCGCGGCTCGATGCGATCTATTCGAGCGATCTGCAACGCGCGCAACAGACCGCGCAGCCGATCGCCGACGCGCTCGGCCTGCCGTTGCAACTGCGTGAAGGTTTGCGCGAGCGCTCATACGGCGCGTTTCAGGGGCATGACAGCGACGAGATCGCCGTCCGTTTCCCCGACGAATACGCGCACTGGCAAACCCGTGATCCAGGCTTCGCGCCGCCTGAAGGCGAATCGCAGCGCACGCTCTATCACCGCGTGCTGCACGCGATCGAGCCTCTGGTGGCCGCGCATCCGGGCGGGCGGATCGCCGTCGTCGCGCATGGCGGCGTGCTAGATTGCGTGCGTCGTTTTGCGTGCGGTCTATCACTCGATGCGCCGCGTGATTACGCGTTGCTGAACACGAGCGTCAACGTGGTGGATTACGCCGACGACGGTCACAAGGCGACGATCGTGTCGTGGGCGGACGTGTCGCATCTCGAAGCGCCGAGTGCGGACGATAGCTTCAAAAGGACGCCGGAACCGGGGCGTTGA
- the dtd gene encoding D-aminoacyl-tRNA deacylase, protein MIALIQRVRRAEVRVDDRVTGAIEAGLLALVCAERGDTEAAADRLLAKVLGYRVFSDAAGKMNLSVQNLDGAGRAGGLLLVSQFTLAADTNSGLRPSFTPAAPPDEGKRLFDYFVSAARAKHPIVETGEFGADMQVSLVNDGPVTFWLQTNA, encoded by the coding sequence ATGATCGCGCTGATCCAGCGCGTGCGGCGCGCGGAAGTGCGCGTGGACGACCGCGTGACCGGCGCGATCGAGGCGGGCCTGCTGGCGCTCGTATGCGCCGAACGTGGCGACACAGAGGCCGCAGCTGACCGGCTGCTCGCCAAGGTGCTCGGCTACCGCGTCTTCAGCGATGCCGCCGGCAAGATGAATCTCTCCGTGCAGAATCTCGACGGCGCCGGGCGCGCGGGCGGCTTGCTGCTCGTTTCGCAGTTCACGTTGGCCGCTGACACCAACAGCGGCCTGCGTCCCAGTTTCACGCCCGCCGCACCGCCCGACGAGGGCAAGCGGCTATTCGATTACTTCGTCTCGGCAGCCCGCGCAAAGCACCCGATCGTCGAGACGGGCGAGTTCGGCGCCGACATGCAGGTGTCGCTCGTCAATGACGGGCCGGTCACGTTCTGGCTGCAGACAAACGCTTGA
- the tyrS gene encoding tyrosine--tRNA ligase, with amino-acid sequence MTTESTKPSPAFPITDEVRHALAVTKRGVDELLIEDEFAQKLAKSAATAKPLRIKLGLDPTAPDIHIGHTVVLNKMRQLQDLGHTVIFLIGDFTSLIGDPSGRNATRPPLTREQIESNAKTYFEQAALVLDRDKTEIRYNSEWSMPLGADGMIKLASRYTVARILEREDFTKRFQGGVPISIHEFLYPLMQGYDSVALNADLELGGTDQKFNLLVGRELQKQYGQDQQCILTMPLLEGLDGVEKMSKSKNNYIGISEKPTDMFGKLMSISDVLMWRYFELLSFRPMDEIAGFKKEIEAGRNPRDFKVMLGQEIVARFHSQADAERALEDFNHRAKGGVPDDIPSVTLAGAPLAIGQLLKQANLVPSTSEALRNIEQGGVKIDGTTVSDKGLKVEAGEYVVQVGKRRFARVTLTA; translated from the coding sequence ATGACCACCGAGTCCACCAAGCCCAGCCCCGCCTTCCCGATCACCGACGAAGTCCGTCACGCACTCGCCGTCACCAAGCGCGGCGTCGACGAACTGCTGATCGAAGACGAATTCGCGCAAAAGCTCGCGAAGAGCGCGGCTACGGCCAAGCCGCTGCGTATCAAGCTCGGCCTCGATCCGACCGCGCCTGACATCCACATCGGGCACACGGTCGTGCTGAACAAGATGCGCCAGTTGCAGGACCTCGGTCACACGGTGATTTTCCTGATCGGCGACTTCACGTCGCTGATTGGCGATCCGTCGGGCCGCAATGCCACGCGCCCGCCGCTCACGCGCGAGCAGATCGAATCGAATGCGAAAACGTATTTCGAGCAAGCCGCACTCGTGCTCGACCGCGACAAGACCGAAATCCGCTACAACAGCGAATGGTCGATGCCGCTCGGCGCCGACGGCATGATCAAGCTCGCATCGCGCTACACGGTGGCACGGATTCTCGAGCGCGAAGATTTCACCAAGCGTTTCCAGGGCGGCGTGCCGATCTCGATCCACGAATTCCTCTACCCGCTGATGCAAGGCTACGACTCGGTCGCGCTGAATGCCGACCTCGAGCTCGGCGGCACGGACCAGAAGTTCAACCTGCTGGTGGGCCGTGAACTGCAGAAGCAGTACGGTCAGGATCAGCAGTGCATCTTGACCATGCCGTTGCTCGAAGGCCTGGACGGCGTCGAGAAGATGTCGAAGTCGAAGAACAACTACATCGGTATCAGCGAAAAGCCGACGGACATGTTTGGCAAGCTGATGAGCATCTCCGACGTGCTGATGTGGCGTTACTTCGAACTGCTGTCGTTCCGTCCGATGGATGAGATTGCCGGCTTCAAAAAAGAGATTGAAGCGGGCCGCAATCCGCGCGATTTCAAGGTGATGCTCGGTCAGGAAATCGTCGCGCGCTTCCACTCGCAAGCCGATGCCGAGCGCGCGCTCGAAGACTTCAATCATCGCGCGAAGGGCGGCGTGCCGGACGATATTCCGTCGGTCACGCTCGCGGGCGCACCGCTCGCTATTGGCCAGTTGCTCAAGCAGGCCAACCTCGTGCCGTCGACCAGCGAGGCGCTGCGCAACATCGAACAAGGCGGCGTGAAGATCGACGGTACGACGGTATCGGACAAGGGCCTGAAGGTCGAAGCAGGCGAGTACGTCGTGCAGGTCGGCAAGCGCCGTTTTGCGCGCGTCACGCTGACGGCTTGA
- a CDS encoding anhydro-N-acetylmuramic acid kinase, producing the protein MAQDPADGVYFGLMSGTSMDGVDGVAVKFAQGKPPVVLAEAFVGFAAGLREALFALQQPGDNEIEREALAANALATRYTVCCHELLQGSRVPASEVRAIGVHGQTVRHRPEKGYTRQINNPALLAEMMHIDVVADFRCRDVAAGGQGAPLVPAFHATVFGAKDETRVVCNLGGISNITILNATGGVRGFDCGPANVLLDEWAQRHLGKPFDENGHFAASGQVDRTLLCALLDEPFFPQQPPKSTGRDLFNAQWLDAKLQPFAALAPADVQATLVALTAVTVAREIERHASDARAVYVCGGGARNPEILKALRQALEDSGVSGVPVMTTDALGVPPSQVEPLAFAWLAMRCVARLPGNLPAVTGASAERVLGAIYPR; encoded by the coding sequence GTGGCGCAAGACCCCGCAGACGGCGTCTACTTTGGATTGATGTCCGGCACGAGCATGGACGGTGTGGACGGTGTGGCCGTCAAATTTGCCCAAGGCAAGCCGCCGGTGGTGCTGGCCGAGGCGTTTGTCGGGTTCGCGGCGGGCTTGCGCGAGGCCCTGTTCGCACTTCAACAGCCGGGGGACAACGAGATCGAACGCGAAGCGCTGGCCGCTAATGCGCTCGCCACGCGCTACACCGTGTGCTGCCACGAATTGCTGCAAGGCAGCCGCGTGCCAGCCTCGGAAGTCCGTGCAATCGGCGTCCACGGCCAGACGGTGCGGCATCGGCCGGAAAAGGGTTACACGCGCCAGATCAACAACCCCGCGCTGCTCGCGGAAATGATGCACATCGACGTGGTCGCCGACTTCCGCTGCCGCGACGTCGCGGCCGGCGGCCAGGGCGCGCCACTCGTGCCGGCGTTTCACGCCACCGTGTTCGGCGCGAAAGACGAAACGCGGGTGGTCTGCAATCTGGGCGGCATCAGCAATATCACGATCCTGAACGCGACCGGCGGCGTGCGCGGCTTCGACTGCGGGCCGGCGAACGTCCTGCTCGACGAGTGGGCGCAGCGCCATCTCGGCAAGCCTTTCGACGAAAACGGTCACTTCGCCGCGAGCGGCCAGGTCGACCGCACGCTCCTTTGTGCATTGCTCGACGAACCTTTCTTCCCGCAACAACCGCCGAAAAGCACCGGCCGTGACTTATTCAACGCGCAATGGCTGGATGCAAAGCTCCAACCGTTCGCCGCCCTCGCCCCCGCCGACGTACAAGCCACACTGGTCGCGCTGACCGCGGTAACGGTTGCACGCGAAATCGAACGACATGCATCGGACGCCAGGGCGGTCTATGTGTGCGGCGGCGGGGCACGCAATCCGGAGATTCTCAAAGCCCTGCGACAGGCGCTGGAGGACAGCGGCGTAAGCGGCGTGCCCGTGATGACAACCGACGCGCTCGGCGTCCCGCCGAGCCAGGTCGAGCCGCTGGCGTTCGCCTGGCTTGCCATGCGCTGCGTGGCGCGCTTGCCAGGCAATTTGCCGGCAGTCACTGGCGCCTCAGCCGAGCGCGTGCTCGGGGCGATCTACCCGCGCTAA
- the erpA gene encoding iron-sulfur cluster insertion protein ErpA, whose translation MNAVTDTPVTEMPAPFVFTDAAADKVKQLIEEEGNADLKLRVFVQGGGCSGFQYGFTFDEAVNEDDTVMNKSGVQLLIDSMSYQYLVGAEIDYKDDINGAQFVIKNPNATTTCGCGSSFSV comes from the coding sequence ATGAACGCAGTCACCGATACACCCGTGACCGAGATGCCCGCCCCCTTCGTTTTTACCGACGCAGCGGCTGACAAGGTCAAGCAACTGATCGAAGAAGAAGGCAATGCGGACCTGAAACTGCGCGTTTTCGTGCAGGGCGGCGGCTGCTCGGGCTTTCAGTACGGTTTTACGTTCGACGAAGCCGTCAACGAAGACGACACCGTCATGAACAAGAGCGGCGTCCAGCTGCTGATCGATTCGATGAGCTACCAGTATCTGGTCGGCGCTGAGATCGACTATAAGGACGACATCAACGGCGCGCAGTTTGTTATCAAGAACCCGAACGCTACGACCACCTGTGGTTGCGGCTCGTCGTTCTCGGTTTGA